The DNA segment ACCGAATGGCACGCAACGTGGACCGAGCATGCCTCTCCACtggcgccatctcctcctgtgCCACTGACATCACTGCTGCTTGGTCTGCATAGTTATCGTCCTAGCTCTGGTCCGCACGCGCCGTGCTCCGCCGCTCTGGTCCTTCTCCCGCCGCTGGCGAGCTCAGCCCATCCCCCTCCGGTGCCGTCTTCTCCCCCCTCTCCATCGGTGTCGTCTTCTTCCCCCTCTCCACCGGCTCTCTCCTTTCCCCCTCACCAGTGTCGctctctcattctctctgtcctctctctcACGCACGCGTGCGATGAGGCCCTGCCAGACATGGCTGGAGTCCTCCCCACCCCGGCTGCTCCTCCCCGGCCGGCCTCCCTCTCATCTCCCTGATGCCCTCCACTCTCCCTCTGGCCATCTCTTCCTCCGCTCCCTCTCTCTggtccttctctctctaagccTCATGCGCATGCGAAAGAGAGATGGCATAGTAGCTATGTGGAAAAAAAACTAGTGATGTGGCAGTCACGTCATCAAAAATCGCTTTCACATCACTAAAACTGCTATTGGAATCAGCCCAGGAGGTTAAGTGATCTGGTATTGAAACTTTGGGGAGTAAATAGACGGTTTGAAAATTCAGAGGTTATTCGAACCACTGACATAGTTCGGGAGAGTAAAGCTGACTTTTCCTATAATATTATTAGgttttgtaaatatttattGTACAAACTAGTGGTTAAAGTTGTGTTTTGAGGACTGCATCCATGCCATGACGACAAATGTTTGTGACTGAGGTAGTACATCACATTATTTCTCTCAATTATTGGGAGAAATTTCAGGCCTTTTCAGAATTTGTAGCTTTCATGGTGTCTTCAGTCTCACCAATATATTTGTGTATTTGTATTTGCATAATAATTGCCACGTCTACTTCTTCTATAGAGAAATTTTGGATGGGAAATCAGTgacaaaagaagaaggaaaagggaaacAATCAAAAGGCATTTGAGGAGACAAAGTTGTACATGAGCTGAACCGTGGAGCTGTGCTGGATTGGGGAACGTACCGTCTGCAATGCATGCTGCTCTCACTCTAGTCTTCATCCCTGCTGCCTTTGTGTCATGGCCACCTTTCTTGCCGTCCATGATTAGGGCTTTAATCGATGGGAGTagcaaacaaaaacaaagagGAGGAGACACATCACAATCGCCATCACCGAGCACCACACTGGGTGGGCACAGCACATGGATCCACCATGACCAGCAACTGTATTCTCCTGCTTGCTTTCCTGTCCTCTTCTTGCCCTCTCTTTCAAGTTTCCTTGACCCTAGAGCTTAGCTAGGGTTTTGCAGTTATCATTTACAAAAACCTTATGATAGTTGAGCGTTCATAAAAACATGATATATCATTAGATTTGTTTCCTTGGGTGGGAACCATATCACCTTCACCAATTTGAGTGGaaatgatcaatgtcgaatagAGTAAAACTGCTATAGGAGCAAACCCTCGACGAAATGTTCAAGCTACATGGCACGTCACAAAAATCTCCAACCATAGTGGATTGATATATCGCCAAGGATAGACAAACAATGGtattaagaaaagaaaaaaagaataggaGACCCAGTTTCCCTGATACCACTGCTGATCCATGTGTGCCCCTTTCTTGAGGCCAATACCCATGCTAATAGCACAATCAGGTTACAGTGTGGGggcaaagcaaaaaaaaaaaaaaaaaaaaggcttcaAATCGAAGGAACTGTTGCCCTCTTGCCTAGGGTTCTTAGAAGTGGTATTACTATATTTGCAAGACGCCAAGGTCAAGATTCTCATACAGATTGTGTCCTATAGTGGGTAGGTGCTTCCACTATTTTTCATCTCCATCTTAAATCCCTCATGCACAGGACAAGGCGACAAGCAATCAATTTTTATTCCCaatcttccaaaaaaaaaaacttagtgtTTGCTCTGATAATTAGGTACAAATTTTGTTCTGATTGGAAGGTTATCTGTGCTAATTTGGCCGTCAAACAAAAGGGAACTGGTCGTGTCTAATTCGTGTGTATCCTAACAGTCAGGTCCTCAGTTTTTCGTGTTGCATATCTGCGGCCCTTGTGCCTTgtttttaaaaatcaaatatgCATCATTCTTCCCATGTATTCACCACTTTCCTTCCAAGCTGATGTCGAtcatctcatttttcttttgaatgTGTGAATTGTGATCTCATTCTTCATATCTAGGGTTTGTTTGGTATTTGCTCCATGAAAAATCTCATTCCCGTGTTTAGTACTAGTCATCAGTTGCATCGACAAGACGAGCTACTAATGATCCTACTTGTGTCACCAACCACATCAGAACAAAGCAATGAAGTGACCATCTGATTTGGCTCCCAACTGACAGAGAAGATGGCATGCATGAAACTGAGCCATTCCAGTTCCAGTCGGCTTGTGTAGTTGTGTTCATGATGTGACTCAACTCAAATGGACGTCCCTGTTTGTGCATGCTCTAGCCTAGTGGAGCACTTCCAGAAGCGACGCATCAACATCACGAAGAGGAGTAGGATTAGCCTGCAAGCCTCCACTGATGAGTCCGCATAATCTTTGGATTATTGCTTCGTTTATCTCTTGGATTTGGTTACCTCTCATTAAaatcatctccagcagatactctaaaaattcatcccttataacactattacagtatcccctaacactattacgatatcctctatttttttcatctccagcagctaccctatttcctaccttctactacttTTCATCGCTCCTCGGACCCACAGTCATATGTAGCTACAGTAATACGGGTCCTTATTTCCGGCCGCAACTTTGCCggccctctctcctctcccgcTTCCCTGTTCATGCTGATACCGAAGCTGCTGGAGGCGGTTGCCGCAGCCAACGATCGGCAAAGGACAGCTACAGTCTTCGGCACAGTAGAATACGGCGAGGAAACCGATTCAGCTGGAGTTGGTCTAAACAAGAGAAAATTACTTATATGCCATTAATTTAGCTATGCTTTGAAAAAATAACAATCTAGCACATATGTCATTGATATAGGTGGTCCTATCTTCCAATAAGAGATGTGTGTTATTTTGTTAAAACACGAATATAAACAGTGAAAACTCGGCAAATCTCCAAACAAATGTGAGATGGGACTTAAAATAATATTTGGGTAGTTTAGAAGCTGGTTGTTTTTTGTCCTGGGGCTTTTGTCTTTCTGACTGTCAAATGGAGAAGCAACAAACTTGGACCGGAGCTCGAGTAACACTATTGTGATTGTGAAACTCCAGAGCTGTGCTCTTTCTATGCCTTTTTCCCTTGTCCTTACAGAACCTGTGTAAAATCTGAGTGGACATGGTGTGACTAAAAGACAGGAATAAATTTATGGAGATTCCATGGAAAATAGTATATTTCTCATAGTATTCGTGCATAATTCCAAAATTCGATGATCGGGCATCTATTATTATGCGTTCTCCATGTTTATTATCAATAGAGGAACAAGAACAGAATAAATGAAAATTCCTTAACACGTCTCTTGGATTAATCAGTAGGAGAACAGCTACAAGATCACAAAATAAAACAACTAAGGCCAAATCCTTTTTCCAGAATATAAACCCAAGATCAAACAACTATGATATAGTAGCATATCTTTCTAACAAAAAGCAGGGTCAGTCAGTCTTCGATTCAAAAACAACTAAGATCTCACAAAGCACCTCATTATGAAATGTCCCTGCAAAAAGAGAGCAACAAAAAGAAATGTAGTTGCTAAGTGTACACACCTGATGCAGCCATGCCAACTGACAAAGGGTCCTCGTGAACATAAAAAAGTATCAGGCCCACCTACCAGTGCACAGGACATGCCCAACCACGAAAGTGAAGTGAAAGAAGAAGCTAGCAAGATTGTCTAAGCATTTGTTGACAGTACATTGCAGCTAAGACAGCCTTTGGAAAATGTTACAATTGCAGTAGGGTAAGATAGGCTCTGCCATCTGATTGTTTAGCTTCTGCCTTTTGCCCCCTCTGTAAATTCCTTTTATATGTTTGTTAATTTAGAATTGTTCTAAGAACCAAGTCTTAACTTAAATAGTTAGTATAGTTGGGTTATACTTTCTACCCATTATGAATTAAACTCCAATTTTACTCATGGTGTGTTTCACTAAGATGGATTGTGTGAGTATATACATATGATGATATGAGTATATTCCTACATCTACTaattgtaatagtgtttttaaaaTAGATTAGAATTACCCCACCACTCCCTCAAAAGAATACACGACCACATAATTGTACTCCATGCCCACCTTTTGAAGGCCCATATTGTCATAGCTGTAATTGTTTGCAACGTTTGAGGGCATAGAGGCagtttttaaataaatttgGTACACGACATTCCGTCTGCTGGATTAACTTACATTATCCTGTTTGTCTTCTTTGGAGGGGTTCTGAATATATATACTACCTAAAGCATTTTGAAAAGAATGGATACATGGCACAATGTGACGAAAGCTTTGTAACGTGTGGATTGTTTTTTACGAGGCGGAAGAGAATAATGAGAACAATAACTAAGGTTTTTAATCGCGATTTTTGCGGCTTCGCCGTACAAAATAGAATGGCTCAATCCGTATTTGCAAAGCCTTTCACAATTCACTTTTGCTCTcaataaaacaaaagaagataTCCGTTGCCGCGTGTAAGCAATAGAAGATAAGAAAGTCTATATTACAAAATGTAAAAGAACGATACTTTAGCAGGTCACCAACAACAAATCAAAGGAGTTTCACCTGGTAGTAGAGTTCATCTTGCCAAGGAGTAGGATGCGTTACCTATTATTTTATTGTCATTCTTACTGAGGAGTAGCACAAAGTAGTACACATTGTCATCCCTGTTAAGAATCCTCCGATATTACGAAGCAATATCACCAGAGTGAACAGTGATTTGAGCCTAGATAAATAGTATTGTAACATTATTTAATGTAGCAAAATATTGTAACAATTTTACTGTGTATTACATTACTGTAGTAGTACGCAGGTGCGCCCGTTTCGGACCTAGCTGTTGATGGAGACTTAATGTCACAGCTACTGTTTACATGTGATATTACTTTATCAATATCAGGAGTAGCACAAATAAGCTCCTCGTGCTACTCATCCTCATTTATATTGGGAGATTTGTTGGTATGCCTAGCTTCTAATATATGTTTATGAAATAAGGATTTGACACGTAGTGATTTAGACTAACAAGTGAATCTgaatatatatatctttttaaaCAGGGTAGCAGTCTAAGCTTTATCAAGACATTTTGCGTGTACCAGGATCCATCTTTGGTGGACTGGTTGCAACTCAATCCATCAATCTAGCTAATTATTCTCGTTACTGCCCTGATGTTTTATCGTAGCTGCTTCCAGCAAACCATTGTTCATTGAGCACAACCGTGATTTTCGCTCTATCTTCTTTTGTGTTTTAGAGCTCCTCACACGCTTAGGCAACCAAGAAGATCTGTTTCGCAAAGcttatctaagaattctcttagcTGGTCATTTTTAGCTTAAAAAATTTGGAACTGGAACTGTAGACATATTAAAGGTCTTTGTTGAGacatgttatttttattttaaactaaaaatagatatttaaattattttattttatttataaactTTAAATTATACATGTATCTCAGATCTGGAGTCTTGTCTAGAAGTTGCATGCAAGGGTAACATATAAGTGGGGCTCATCTCTAAAAGCAAACTAAGacatttaatttttaaaactattaaGTGATAAAGCGACACTAAGAGCCTATTTCGAATACAAATTTCACAAGAGTTTCATACGTTCCAACCCAATTTTGCCCTCACATAGTCACATGGTTTCACAAGAGTTTTATAAGCGATGTCCTCCCATATGGTAACACATGCACCATCCAGCTAAACATAGAAACAACATACGTGCTCTCTCGGATAATTTCGATCACCGGCCTTCAAACTTACATGGAGCAATAAGTCATCGATCTTGTGTACTATCCGAGAGCGGTGCTATTACGATTCTTTTTTTATTAGTTCTTGTAATCGTTTGATTATAGTTTATAGTGTTATCAACATTATCGACatagttgttcttttttttctcctacaCGCAAGGTTATCTACTCCTACTTTATTTAACGTGCCGTTCGATCGAAAAAAACATAGGAACAGCACACGCGAGCATTCCCATTTTGCCCCCGTGGAGGGAATGATGCCTGCAAACGAGAAAGGAGAATGcaaaagaggagagagaagagagagaggggcaccCCAAGAccaacgagagagagagagaagtgagaaACCCAAAAGAGCCAAAGCGAAagcgaggaggaagaaagagggAGACATTGACGAGCTGCagcccagcagcagcagcagcgaatCCACTCTCCCCTGAACCCCACTCCGGAGGCAGGCTGCCTCGCTcgctcgccgccgcggcggcagcCTCAGTCGGCTACCTCCTCCCCACCCCGGCTGGGCGCTGACGCTGACACTGGGACCCGCGCCTTCTGGGGGACTGGGAGTGGCCCCCCACTGATGACCGCCTGtgcgccggcggcgaggggaAGCGTTACGACGAGCAGGGCCGGTGGGCTCCGCGCGAAGCAGGCCGGGCGCGCCAGCTGCCGCGGCGCCTAGGGAGGTGGCTGTCGTCTTGCTCCGGGGGGACTGGAGGCGGTGGCCTCTGAAGAAGCTAGGGTTCTCTCTGCATCGGGGCGTTGCGGGGATGGCGGTTGGGGACGCGCTGCGGCGGCTGTGCGAGGAGGTCGGCTGGTCCTACGCCGTCTTCTGGAAGGCCATCGGCGCCGCCGACCCCGTGTAAGCCTTCccgtccttttttttttgtgcgtgTGATTTTTCTTTGGATCTTAAGCTTTCCTATAGCTCGACCTTGCGAAAAAtctcatttttcatttttttgggACCTCTTCAATgccattttttatttgttgggtttggactttggagtCTTGCTTAACATTCCATTTCAGCTGGATTTGCCTAGTAGTACAAGTGAAGCGCGCGTGGGGAAGATTCTGATGGCCATATTCCTCAGCTTCCTTCCTAATAAAGGAATTCTTTGGTTGCAGAAACTAGTGTCTAGAACCAAAGTAACATTTACCTGTGCTGCAAATTTACTAGAACATGAACCGAAAGAGTTAGCGCGAATGTGCCTTAGTTCTTGGGCTGTACAAGGGCGTGAATGCGCGAAATGCTCTTTCGATTCTGTGTATACTAATGTGCCGTGCATTTTAACAAATTACGCGCTTAGTGCTTCACGAATTCAGCTCTTCTTTGCTGATTCGTGTGTGTCTTTGCATTGGTGATGTGCAGGCATTTGGTGTGGGAGGACGGTTATTGTGGCCACGCGTCGTGCTCCTCCGGATCTGAGGCTTCTGAGGTTGGGTGCGAACCAGGCAGCTATGTGTGCACGCTTGTTAGGAAGGTTATGTCATCACAAGTTCATGTTGTCGGAGAAGGGTAAGCAAGAATTGCACTGCCTTTTACAATGTTCTTAGTTAAGTGCTTGTTTTGATGGGTGTTGTCAGAGAAGTTCGTGTTGTACTGAGGGAACTCTGCTGCATTTGTATTCTTCAGTGCCATTGGCCGTGCTGCTTTTACTGGAAACCATCAATGGATCGTCCACGATGCTGCCAATGATCACAAGGTCAGATCCGAGGTAcaattccttcttcttccttgtgaACTGATATAAATGTAACCCAATTTCAGTTTTCCGTGGTCCATTGCTGCCACCTTATTTAAAGCGTGAGGCCAGGGGATTTATACCATTGCAGCAGTCCTCGTGGGGTTATTTTGTCCTCAAGTATTTGTTCTATGTCTTGAAGTTTTGGCATGTTGTGAGTTTGGTCTATTATTCTGCCGAACAAGTGGTCATTGTGATAAGCTAGCTGCAAAAGCACACAAATAGACATGGGAATAAATGGAAACGACTGTTGAGGTTCTTGTTTATATGGTTTGCCCTAGTAGCTAAAGTCAACCATGATGTTATTTCCATAAGGACTTCCTTTTTTCATGCACGTTCCATGATGGTTTCCTAATCATCTTTTGAGAATAATGTAGCTGGAATTTAGTCTCTTGCTTACTTATTGCCTAAACAGATGTATATTGCTTACTTGTTTTGGGGATTTTAAATTGTAATATAAGCTTCTGTAATGGAACTACAAGCTAATTAAGTTCTTCTTACGATGATAGGTTTCTGCTGAGATGAATCAGCAGTTCATAGCTGGCATTCAGGTTAGTACGATAGTTGTCCTTGCATGGTAGATTATTTACCGACACACTGTTTGCCTCTGAACTCTCAATAAGTTACTTCTTGTGCAGACTGTTGCAATTATTCCTGTGTTACCGCGTGGTGTACTGCAGCTAGGCTCTACTAGTGTGGTAAGATATCAAAGCTTTAGCAACTGGGATTACTATATATCATTCTACATGTCTTGAAGTTGTTCTCTGTCATTATTATATGGGCCATGACGTACTACTTTATGACCATGCTACATTGTTGACTGGTCAAATGTTCTGCTCTCTTGATCTCTGTATAAACTATATTGTGGTGCAATCCTAGGTGGACAAAACCTTCTTGGGTGGTAATGGAAACCCGGAAAGAAGAATGACTTGTGATGTATCTGCACTATTTTAGCTCTTAGGATTGTTGTGAAAGAAATAAGGAAAAGATCCTCACAGGACTGTGTAAAGAGGAATTTGCTTTTAGTCTGACTATGATTACTCGCTACTTAAACTGTGCTTACGAATGCTTACTTTCTGACAGGTGATGGAAAACACAAACTTTGTGGTCCAATATAAGAAGCTTTGTTCTCAGCTAAACAACCGATCAAGTATGGCTTCATCGTCGTCTGTTAAAAATGATTTGAACCAGAAGGTTCAGTCACACCCAttaaatggcccaccaagtatCTACCCTGCAGGTGCTTGGTCAAACAATTTCAGTGGATCCCCAATGACTTATGAACAATGCTATGGTCCTGATTCCACAACTTTGTCGAGCAATACATTGGCAAACACAGGTAGGAATGCCTCAATGTTTATGGCTGCACAGAGAAATAGTCAAGCGCTTAAAGAACACATTATATATGCTCCTGACACGAGGTTCAGACAGCAAACACCTTATTGTGACAGGAGAGTTGAAAGTAACACCCAATATAGTGTTGTAAGCTCTGGTTTCATCTCATCTGTCTCGGCATCAATGGAAAAGCATCCAGTGTTGATGACCAACAATGGACAGTTAGAACAGGGAAACATGGAAGAttcatcagaattcagaaatgTTCTCTTGAAATCTCATGCATGCCAGAACCCTTTAGCCCATGGAAATACAAACGTGACTCCGTTGCATGGCAGAGGACAGGTGTCAGATTTTCTTAATGGTCATGGGAATTTTGATTTTCTCCCAGAAGGTAGCTTGTATGCCAGCACAGAGAATAAAATGTTAGACCAAAGAGGTAATTCTACTTCTGGGATGACAGGGCATAAACAAGCTATTTCATATAAAATGCCCCAATCTACCCAATTCATTATGAAAATGGAGAGTCCAAAGAGAGAGACATTTCAAGCTTCTGCAGCTCTATCGTCTGGCTCTGATATTCAAGTTTCTGGTGGCTTGAAAACAACCATTTCTCAAGAGAATAAGATGAGTAGCTCAGATCTAATTGGCTCAAAAAAGGCTAATGAAGTAAATGACCCTGCTGATGTAATTGTACGCAAGCTCCCAGGCATTTCTGATGAGGGAGCACCCTCCATCCTTATGAATCCTACTACAGAAAATGATTTGTTCGATGTATTTGGTACTGAATATCATCACTTGTACCGCAATGTGGATAATGATCTTACCTGGAAAACTTCAAAACCTGAGAGTTCAAATAGAGACGCACCTGACTCCTCTGTTTATCTTGATACCTCTGCACCCTTTGATTCAGTGGATGACGAGTTCCCTTATTCTGGCATCTTCTCACAAACTGATACTGACCAACTATTGGATGCGGTTATCTCCAATGTCAATCCTGGCGGCAAGCAGATCTCAGGTGTCAGTGCCTCTTGCAAGACTTCATTTACAGACATTCCTAGCAGTTCTTATTGTCGCTCAAAAGAGACGAAGCACTGTGAGTCATCTGGTGCTCCTCCTTTGCTAATCAAGAATGAGTTGGCTGTTTCAAATTTTGCTAAACAGCCATCTTTCCTAGGGAAGGCAGAGGATGGTTGTCTTTCCCAAAATAATGGAATGCATAAATCTCAGATACGCCTTTGGATTGAGAGTGGACAGAACATGAAATGTGAAAGTGTCTCAGCCTCAAACAGCAAGGGCGTTGAGACACCAAGCAAGGCAAGTTCAAAGAGATCTCGACGAGGAGAGAACCCTAAGCCACGACCGAAGGACCGTCAACTTATTCAGGATCGTATAAAGGAGCTCCGGGAACTTGTACCTAATGGAGCAAAGGTATCTTGTTGACTTGCGCATTTCAAATGTCTTTTATGATTATTTAAGCTTTCAATCGCACTTGGTTCGGACTATCCTTATGTTTGTAGTGTAATGACTGCTATTCTC comes from the Phragmites australis chromosome 22, lpPhrAust1.1, whole genome shotgun sequence genome and includes:
- the LOC133905158 gene encoding transcription factor LHW-like isoform X2, whose translation is MAVGDALRRLCEEVGWSYAVFWKAIGAADPVHLVWEDGYCGHASCSSGSEASEVGCEPGSYVCTLVRKVMSSQVHVVGEGAIGRAAFTGNHQWIVHDAANDHKVSAEMNQQFIAGIQTVAIIPVLPRGVLQLGSTSVVMENTNFVVQYKKLCSQLNNRSSMASSSSVKNDLNQKVQSHPLNGPPSIYPAGAWSNNFSGSPMTYEQCYGPDSTTLSSNTLANTGRNASMFMAAQRNSQALKEHIIYAPDTRFRQQTPYCDRRVESNTQYSVVSSGFISSVSASMEKHPVLMTNNGQLEQGNMEDSSEFRNVLLKSHACQNPLAHGNTNVTPLHGRGQVSDFLNGHGNFDFLPEGSLYASTENKMLDQRGNSTSGMTGHKQAISYKMPQSTQFIMKMESPKRETFQASAALSSGSDIQVSGGLKTTISQENKMSSSDLIGSKKANEVNDPADVIVRKLPGISDEGAPSILMNPTTENDLFDVFGTEYHHLYRNVDNDLTWKTSKPESSNRDAPDSSVYLDTSAPFDSVDDEFPYSGIFSQTDTDQLLDAVISNVNPGGKQISGVSASCKTSFTDIPSSSYCRSKETKHCESSGAPPLLIKNELAVSNFAKQPSFLGKAEDGCLSQNNGMHKSQIRLWIESGQNMKCESVSASNSKGVETPSKASSKRSRRGENPKPRPKDRQLIQDRIKELRELVPNGAKCSIDALLEKTIKHMLFLQSVTKHADNLKDSNESKILGGGNGPLKDCFEGGATWAFDVGSQSMTCPIIVEDLDRPRQMLVEMLCEDRGIFLEIADFIKGLGLTILRGVMEARKNKIWARFTVEANRDMTRMEIFLSLMRLLEPSCDGSAAGENPNNVKIPLGIVQCPVIPATGHLR
- the LOC133905158 gene encoding transcription factor LHW-like isoform X1; amino-acid sequence: MAVGDALRRLCEEVGWSYAVFWKAIGAADPVHLVWEDGYCGHASCSSGSEASEVGCEPGSYVCTLVRKVMSSQVHVVGEGAIGRAAFTGNHQWIVHDAANDHKVRSEVSAEMNQQFIAGIQTVAIIPVLPRGVLQLGSTSVVMENTNFVVQYKKLCSQLNNRSSMASSSSVKNDLNQKVQSHPLNGPPSIYPAGAWSNNFSGSPMTYEQCYGPDSTTLSSNTLANTGRNASMFMAAQRNSQALKEHIIYAPDTRFRQQTPYCDRRVESNTQYSVVSSGFISSVSASMEKHPVLMTNNGQLEQGNMEDSSEFRNVLLKSHACQNPLAHGNTNVTPLHGRGQVSDFLNGHGNFDFLPEGSLYASTENKMLDQRGNSTSGMTGHKQAISYKMPQSTQFIMKMESPKRETFQASAALSSGSDIQVSGGLKTTISQENKMSSSDLIGSKKANEVNDPADVIVRKLPGISDEGAPSILMNPTTENDLFDVFGTEYHHLYRNVDNDLTWKTSKPESSNRDAPDSSVYLDTSAPFDSVDDEFPYSGIFSQTDTDQLLDAVISNVNPGGKQISGVSASCKTSFTDIPSSSYCRSKETKHCESSGAPPLLIKNELAVSNFAKQPSFLGKAEDGCLSQNNGMHKSQIRLWIESGQNMKCESVSASNSKGVETPSKASSKRSRRGENPKPRPKDRQLIQDRIKELRELVPNGAKCSIDALLEKTIKHMLFLQSVTKHADNLKDSNESKILGGGNGPLKDCFEGGATWAFDVGSQSMTCPIIVEDLDRPRQMLVEMLCEDRGIFLEIADFIKGLGLTILRGVMEARKNKIWARFTVEANRDMTRMEIFLSLMRLLEPSCDGSAAGENPNNVKIPLGIVQCPVIPATGHLR